A genomic region of Papaver somniferum cultivar HN1 chromosome 7, ASM357369v1, whole genome shotgun sequence contains the following coding sequences:
- the LOC113296713 gene encoding uncharacterized protein LOC113296713 isoform X2, which produces MAKLFLTYTPTTFFTSKEQTKSSTLFLSTSSSSKLKNGVSVSAILTAETKKITTRRKKQPKKDDSSSSNSLSAAERGLRFTFMEELMDRARNRDVSGVSNVMYDMIAAGLKPGPRSFHGLIVSHSLNGDDEGAMLSLRRELSAGLQPLPETFLALIRLFGGKGQAIKGLEILAAMEKLNYDIRQSWLILVEELVRNKHLDDANNVFLKGAKGGLRATDELYDLLISEDCKVGDHSNALTIAYEMEAAGRVANTSHFNCLLSVQATCGIPEIAFSTFENMEYGEESMKPDTESYNWVIQAYTRAESYDRVQDVAELLGMMVENHKRLQPNVKTYALLVECFTKYCVVREAIRHFRALKHFEGGTKLLHNDGNYGDPLSLYLRALCREGRVVELLEALETMAKDNQVIPPRAMILSRKYRTLVSSWIEPLQEEAELGYEIDYIARYVAEGGLTGERKRWVPRRGKTPLDPDVDGFIYSNPIETSFKQRCLDDWKVHHRKLLRNLWNEGPSVLGNASEADYVRVVERLKKIIKGPDQNALKPKAASKMVVAELKEELEAQGLPTDGTRNVLYQRVQKARRINRSRGRPLWIPPVEEEEEEVDERLDELISRIKLEDGNTEFWKRRFLGEGLNHENDNAIDVEVDSELQDILDDVDAAEDVAKEAEDEADEEEEEVEQTEVQVGDRAKVKEVETVKPLQMIGVQLLKDSEEAPTTSKKSRRRRSRLSMEDSDDDDWFPEDINEAFKLMRERRIFDESDMYTIADVWGWTWEREIKKRTPQKWSQEWEVDLALKVMVKVIELGGTPTIGDCAVILRAAIRAPLPSAFLKILQTTHSLGYVFGIPLYDEIISLCLDLGELDAAIAIVADMETAGIKVPDQIIDRVISARPGGKDSTSEEESS; this is translated from the exons ATGGCGAAACTCTTCTTAACCTAcacaccaacaacattcttcacttcaaaggaacaaacaaaatcatCTACTCTCTTCTTAtctacttcatcttcttctaagcTAAAAAATGGTGTCAGTGTTTCAGCAATTTTAACAGCTGAGACTAAAAAAATAACAACCAGAAGAAAAAAACAACCTAAAAAAGATGATTCATCTTCTTCGAATTCATTATCAGCTGCTGAAAGAGGATTGAGATTTACATTCATGGAGGAATTAATGGACCGTGCAAGAAATCGTGATGTTTCCGGTGTTTCTAATGTTATGTATGATATGATTGCTGCTGGTTTGAAACCAGGTCCTAGATCTTTTCATGGATTGATTGTTTCCCATTCACTTAATGGTGACGATGAAGGCGCG ATGCTGTCACTAAGGAGGGAGTTAAGTGCAGGGCTTCAACCTCTTCCTGAAACATTTTTGGCATTGATTCGTCTGTTTGGCGGCAAAGGTCAAGCCATCAAAGGCTTAGAAATTCTTGCAGCTATGGAAAAGTTAAACTATGACATTCGGCAATCTTGGCTAATTCTTGTTG AGGAGCTCGTCAGAAACAAACATTTGGATGATGCCAACAATGTGTTCCTGAAGGGTGCAAAAGGTGGCTTAAGAGCCACTGATGAACTGTATGATCTTTTAATTTCCGAAGATTGTAAGGTCGGAGATCATTCTAATGCATTAACGATAGCATACGAGATGGAAGCAGCTGGTCGAGTGGCAAATACATCTCACTTTAATTGTCTTCTTAGCGTACAG GCTACATGTGGAATACCAGAGATAGCTTTTTCAACATTTGAGAACATGGAATACGGAGAAG AATCCATGAAACCTGATACCGAGTCATATAATTGGGTGATCCAAGCATATACTAGAGCCGAATCTTATGACAG GGTACAGGATGTAGCTGAATTGCTTGGCATGATGGTCGAAAATCACAAACGTTTGCAACCAAATGTGAAAACATATGC GTTGCTGGTGGAGTGCTTTACCAAGTATTGTGTCGTCCGGGAAGCAATCAGGCATTTTCGGGCCCTCAAGCACTTTGAAGGGGGAACCAAACTCTTACATAATGATGGGAATTACGGGGACCCACTTTCCTTGTATCTTCGGGCTTTATGTCGAGAAG GAAGAGTTGTAGAGTTACTTGAAGCGTTGGAAACAATGGCGAAAGATAATCAAGTCATTCCTCCAAGAGCAATGATCTTGAGTAGAAAATATCGAACGCTAGTTAGCTCTTGGATTGAACCCTTACAAGAAGAAGCTGAGCTTGGATATGAGATTGATTATATTGCCAG GTATGTAGCAGAAGGAGGGCTCACAGGTGAGCGAAAGAGGTGGGTCCCACGCAGAGGCAAAACTCCTCTAGACCCTGATGTGGATGGCTTTATTTACTCAAACCCAATTGAAACTTCTTTCAAGCAACGTTGTCTTGATGATTGGAAAGTTCACCATCGCAAGCTTTTAAGGAACCTTTGGAATGAAGGACCTTCAGTCTTAGGGAATGCATCAGAAGCTGATTACGTTAGAGTAGTGGAGCGGTTAAAGAAGATTATAAAAGGTCCCGACCAGAACGCCTTAAAGCCTAAGGCAGCTAGTAAAATGGTAGTGGCCGAGTTAAAGGAGGAGTTGGAAGCACAGGGTTTACCAACTGATGGAACTAGAAATGTGCTCTACCAGCGAGTCCAAAAAGCAAGGAGAATAAATCGTTCACGTGGTCGGCCTCTTTGGATTCCTCCtgtagaggaagaagaggaagag GTTGATGAAAGGCTGGATGAATTAATCTCACGAATTAAGCTGGAGGATGGAAATACAGAGTTTTGGAAACGTCGTTTTCTTGGAGAAGGCTTAAACCATGAGAATGACAATGCTATTGACGTAGAAGTAGATTCAGAACTTCAAGATATCTTGGACGATGTAGATGCCGCGGAGGATGTTGCAAAAGAAGCTGAAGATGAGGCCgacgaagaggaggaagaagttgAACAGACAGAAGTTCAAGTAGGGGATAGAGCTAAGGTAAAGGAAGTAGAAACTGTTAAGCCTTTACAAATGATTGGAGTCCAGTTGTTGAAGGATTCTGAGGAAGCACCTACTACCTCAAAAAAATCAAGGAGGAGACGGTCTCGACTTTCGATGGAG GATTCAGATGATGACGACTGGTTTCCAGAGGATATAAATGAGGCTTTCAAATTGatgagagaaagaagaatttttgatGAATCAGACATGTATACAATTGCTGATGTTTGGGGATGGACCTGGGAAAGAGAGATAAAGAAAAGAACTCCACAGAAGTGGTCGCAAGAATGGGAAGTTGATTTGGCACTTAAAGTGATGGTGAAG GTGATTGAATTGGGTGGAACACCAACAATTGGGGATTGCGCTGTGATACTACGAGCAGCTATTAGAGCGCCACTCCCATCAGCTTTTCTAAAAATTTTGCAGACTACTCACAGCCTTGGATACGTCTTTGGGAT
- the LOC113296713 gene encoding uncharacterized protein LOC113296713 isoform X1: protein MAKLFLTYTPTTFFTSKEQTKSSTLFLSTSSSSKLKNGVSVSAILTAETKKITTRRKKQPKKDDSSSSNSLSAAERGLRFTFMEELMDRARNRDVSGVSNVMYDMIAAGLKPGPRSFHGLIVSHSLNGDDEGAMLSLRRELSAGLQPLPETFLALIRLFGGKGQAIKGLEILAAMEKLNYDIRQSWLILVAEELVRNKHLDDANNVFLKGAKGGLRATDELYDLLISEDCKVGDHSNALTIAYEMEAAGRVANTSHFNCLLSVQATCGIPEIAFSTFENMEYGEESMKPDTESYNWVIQAYTRAESYDRVQDVAELLGMMVENHKRLQPNVKTYALLVECFTKYCVVREAIRHFRALKHFEGGTKLLHNDGNYGDPLSLYLRALCREGRVVELLEALETMAKDNQVIPPRAMILSRKYRTLVSSWIEPLQEEAELGYEIDYIARYVAEGGLTGERKRWVPRRGKTPLDPDVDGFIYSNPIETSFKQRCLDDWKVHHRKLLRNLWNEGPSVLGNASEADYVRVVERLKKIIKGPDQNALKPKAASKMVVAELKEELEAQGLPTDGTRNVLYQRVQKARRINRSRGRPLWIPPVEEEEEEVDERLDELISRIKLEDGNTEFWKRRFLGEGLNHENDNAIDVEVDSELQDILDDVDAAEDVAKEAEDEADEEEEEVEQTEVQVGDRAKVKEVETVKPLQMIGVQLLKDSEEAPTTSKKSRRRRSRLSMEDSDDDDWFPEDINEAFKLMRERRIFDESDMYTIADVWGWTWEREIKKRTPQKWSQEWEVDLALKVMVKVIELGGTPTIGDCAVILRAAIRAPLPSAFLKILQTTHSLGYVFGIPLYDEIISLCLDLGELDAAIAIVADMETAGIKVPDQIIDRVISARPGGKDSTSEEESS, encoded by the exons ATGGCGAAACTCTTCTTAACCTAcacaccaacaacattcttcacttcaaaggaacaaacaaaatcatCTACTCTCTTCTTAtctacttcatcttcttctaagcTAAAAAATGGTGTCAGTGTTTCAGCAATTTTAACAGCTGAGACTAAAAAAATAACAACCAGAAGAAAAAAACAACCTAAAAAAGATGATTCATCTTCTTCGAATTCATTATCAGCTGCTGAAAGAGGATTGAGATTTACATTCATGGAGGAATTAATGGACCGTGCAAGAAATCGTGATGTTTCCGGTGTTTCTAATGTTATGTATGATATGATTGCTGCTGGTTTGAAACCAGGTCCTAGATCTTTTCATGGATTGATTGTTTCCCATTCACTTAATGGTGACGATGAAGGCGCG ATGCTGTCACTAAGGAGGGAGTTAAGTGCAGGGCTTCAACCTCTTCCTGAAACATTTTTGGCATTGATTCGTCTGTTTGGCGGCAAAGGTCAAGCCATCAAAGGCTTAGAAATTCTTGCAGCTATGGAAAAGTTAAACTATGACATTCGGCAATCTTGGCTAATTCTTGTTG CAGAGGAGCTCGTCAGAAACAAACATTTGGATGATGCCAACAATGTGTTCCTGAAGGGTGCAAAAGGTGGCTTAAGAGCCACTGATGAACTGTATGATCTTTTAATTTCCGAAGATTGTAAGGTCGGAGATCATTCTAATGCATTAACGATAGCATACGAGATGGAAGCAGCTGGTCGAGTGGCAAATACATCTCACTTTAATTGTCTTCTTAGCGTACAG GCTACATGTGGAATACCAGAGATAGCTTTTTCAACATTTGAGAACATGGAATACGGAGAAG AATCCATGAAACCTGATACCGAGTCATATAATTGGGTGATCCAAGCATATACTAGAGCCGAATCTTATGACAG GGTACAGGATGTAGCTGAATTGCTTGGCATGATGGTCGAAAATCACAAACGTTTGCAACCAAATGTGAAAACATATGC GTTGCTGGTGGAGTGCTTTACCAAGTATTGTGTCGTCCGGGAAGCAATCAGGCATTTTCGGGCCCTCAAGCACTTTGAAGGGGGAACCAAACTCTTACATAATGATGGGAATTACGGGGACCCACTTTCCTTGTATCTTCGGGCTTTATGTCGAGAAG GAAGAGTTGTAGAGTTACTTGAAGCGTTGGAAACAATGGCGAAAGATAATCAAGTCATTCCTCCAAGAGCAATGATCTTGAGTAGAAAATATCGAACGCTAGTTAGCTCTTGGATTGAACCCTTACAAGAAGAAGCTGAGCTTGGATATGAGATTGATTATATTGCCAG GTATGTAGCAGAAGGAGGGCTCACAGGTGAGCGAAAGAGGTGGGTCCCACGCAGAGGCAAAACTCCTCTAGACCCTGATGTGGATGGCTTTATTTACTCAAACCCAATTGAAACTTCTTTCAAGCAACGTTGTCTTGATGATTGGAAAGTTCACCATCGCAAGCTTTTAAGGAACCTTTGGAATGAAGGACCTTCAGTCTTAGGGAATGCATCAGAAGCTGATTACGTTAGAGTAGTGGAGCGGTTAAAGAAGATTATAAAAGGTCCCGACCAGAACGCCTTAAAGCCTAAGGCAGCTAGTAAAATGGTAGTGGCCGAGTTAAAGGAGGAGTTGGAAGCACAGGGTTTACCAACTGATGGAACTAGAAATGTGCTCTACCAGCGAGTCCAAAAAGCAAGGAGAATAAATCGTTCACGTGGTCGGCCTCTTTGGATTCCTCCtgtagaggaagaagaggaagag GTTGATGAAAGGCTGGATGAATTAATCTCACGAATTAAGCTGGAGGATGGAAATACAGAGTTTTGGAAACGTCGTTTTCTTGGAGAAGGCTTAAACCATGAGAATGACAATGCTATTGACGTAGAAGTAGATTCAGAACTTCAAGATATCTTGGACGATGTAGATGCCGCGGAGGATGTTGCAAAAGAAGCTGAAGATGAGGCCgacgaagaggaggaagaagttgAACAGACAGAAGTTCAAGTAGGGGATAGAGCTAAGGTAAAGGAAGTAGAAACTGTTAAGCCTTTACAAATGATTGGAGTCCAGTTGTTGAAGGATTCTGAGGAAGCACCTACTACCTCAAAAAAATCAAGGAGGAGACGGTCTCGACTTTCGATGGAG GATTCAGATGATGACGACTGGTTTCCAGAGGATATAAATGAGGCTTTCAAATTGatgagagaaagaagaatttttgatGAATCAGACATGTATACAATTGCTGATGTTTGGGGATGGACCTGGGAAAGAGAGATAAAGAAAAGAACTCCACAGAAGTGGTCGCAAGAATGGGAAGTTGATTTGGCACTTAAAGTGATGGTGAAG GTGATTGAATTGGGTGGAACACCAACAATTGGGGATTGCGCTGTGATACTACGAGCAGCTATTAGAGCGCCACTCCCATCAGCTTTTCTAAAAATTTTGCAGACTACTCACAGCCTTGGATACGTCTTTGGGAT